The Branchiostoma floridae strain S238N-H82 chromosome 3, Bfl_VNyyK, whole genome shotgun sequence genomic sequence GGAGGTTTGGGACCTGAGAGGATGCAAACAGGTCAGTTCTCATGTCTATTTGCATTTATGCATTTGCTTATTTTTAACCAGAATTGCGCTTTCAGTGTCTTCCATGTCATTCTGATTAGTTTATTGAGATTtcctttttgttgggaaatgcGTCAGTATCATTTATGCTGTTTAAGTGTAAAAGAGTACttaagtttcttttttgttgGACCCCTTACATTTAAGGTTCAAGATGAGTCGGTTCACCAGATAGTCCGTTGCTGCAGTGGACTACAGACGGTCACCCTGGCTAACTGCCCTCTGGTGACAGATGTGGCACTGGTGGAGATTGCTACGTATCTTCCCAACGTACGGTAGGTAAAGTAGCCTCAAAAAGTAGTGAAACAGACATAGACATGCAGCAATTGCTATCTTCCTACGGTTTGGATTTTTCACACCAACATGAGATTAATGGCAGACATCAGTGCCAGTAGCCTTAAAAAAAACCTACTTACTTCTGTCAGTTTTCCTCAGAGGGCCAagttattaaaaaaattgataactATCAAGACAAAGGTTCAAGCTTTGAGCAGTATCATTTTTCGTTTTCAAATTGTTTAATTTTGCTTTTATGAATTAAGCATCAACAGTTAAAAAATGTTTGTTCATTCTAGGTGTGTTGATGTGAGTGGATGCAGAAATGTGACAGACTCCGGAGTTCGGGCATTTGCCAATAACAGCAAACAGTTGACATATATAGACCTGAGCTCAACAGCCATCACAACCAAAAGGTATAGTGTTGTTGTGTCTTATGTTTGTCCATGCATATCCATGGTGCTAAACACTATATGTACTCCCAtgtgttgaacaccatccacacaggtgaacatgcctgtccttggtgctgaacactatctacacacacacacacacacacacacatgtaaacatgcctgtccttggtgctgaacactatctcacatctaaacatgcctgtccttggtgctgaacactatctacatacacacatgtaaacatacctgtccttggtgctgaacactatctacacacacacacatgtaaacatgcctgcccttggtgctgaacacaatccacacacacatgtaaacatgcctcctgtccttggtgctgaacacaatccagacacaggtaaacatacctgtccctggtgctacaCACTACTCACACAAAAGCATTTTTAATATAAACATGATGATAGAAATTTAAGTACCTCTCTGAATATTATCTGTTTTGACATATCTTGGATATAATTAAACACACATCTGCAAGTACAACTTCCAAAAGATACCATACTTAGAAATTGTATGTCaatttgatgtattttttctgATGTAAAGATTTATTGTTCTGCAGTGTGACCCTACTGGGCAGCTACTGTAGCAGAACCCTGGAGACTGTGAAACTCAGCTTCTGTGACATCACAGAGTCTGCTGTAGTTAAACTGGTAAAGAACTGTCCAAGGTAAGATTATAAATTTGTGTGTgatatacgtacatgtacgtatTTCTACAACACAATTTCAGAGGAAAAAGTGATTATATACCTCTCATTGACTCACATTGAAGAAGATGATTATCATGTTGTAATGAATATATTATAGTCTAGGACATTGCTGCCATGGTTGTTTTAATGTGCAGAAAAAATTATATGTGGAGTAGTCAAGAATAGGGGATGTGCAATATATATCTATAGTTATGAAGATTTTTTACCATGGTTTCTGACTCAAAAGAATTGGACTCCACAACATCAGTCAAACGTGCTGTGGATTAAGCCATATTCCATTGTGTTGGAGATGATTGATTCTTACCAAATTTAACTTTACAAACTTTGTTATTCCCTCTTTCTTCTGTAGACTTCACACCCTCCATGTGATTGGGTGTAAAAGGATCAGAAATGACGGTGCAATCAAGGTGGCAAACAGCAAGGTGGCCGTGGAGCTGGGGAGAAAGTAACACGGGAGCATACATTCCTGACTGCAAGAAAGAAAGTGATAAAGAAATTGAAAGTGATGTTGATCCCATTTAGCTCACTAAAGAGCTTCTCTTCCATCAGCTATGACAGAAAAAGGTAGACATCATTTACCGGTTTATCATGTGGAGAAATTTCCAGCAGCTCTTTTTGACAATGAAAAGCATCCCACAGCTTAGCATCCTATCCTAGAAACTACCACCCTTTCTAGAAGTGTGCATGTTGGGTCAGCAACAACAGCCGGGACTAGAACTCCCAACCTTTTGATCCAGAGGCAGGACTATCTCTGGACTAGATATGCTACCTTTAAAGTGCAAGAAAGCTGTTTTAACCTTCCTCTTACTAAGGTAGCTGAGGTAGCCAAATTTGTCTTGGTGATGGGATGAGGCAGCATGGAGAAGGTTAAAGCACATACTGTTACATGCCCAGAATTTAATGACATGACAAGCATATATTTGGTAACTGGTAAAACAACTACTGGTTTGTATATATTAgcaatatttttgtacaatttttaaaTGCCATACATGATACTGTAGAACTGTATGAAATCATGGCATTGTGAAATATGGAAAATACATTGATGTGGAAAATTTTGACATGAATTTGCTGATGTAGAAGAGTGTATAATCATGAAAGGTACCAGTAGACATGTTTATGGAAAACTTTGCAAAACACAATCATTGATGAGTAGAGGATATATAAGATAATTTATTCCCATATTTTTGTCTGGAAATTTTCATTTACATACGTCAGCAATTGGTATATTTTAAACATAAGAATCCGAATAAagaatttcaaaaatacataGTATATCTAGTCCTACCAATGGTCAGCTTTACAATGAATTTATATTGTAATTGGGGAATACTCATCATGCAGGCTTTAAAATagcaatacattgtatatcctaAAAGCCACAGATATCTTATATGTAACAACAGTTTTACATGCTGAACATACGTGTAGCTCTCAAAGCATAGGTGATGTGCAATACAATATTCTTAAAAGTGCAGCTAATTGTATTCATTTCATGATCATAATGTTTGGGTGACTTTAACCCCAAAATGATGAGAAGTTTTCTTAACtcaatttgtgtgttttatatttttgttttacCAGTGTTTTCAGTTGAGTATTGGTGTGGAAATTTGACaacttttaatcatttttaGCAAGTTTAGTTTTGGAATGATGTGTCATACAGTTAAGTTTCATCATTTATAAAattgtacagttttcttttttatttgtttctcCTCCAATATACAACTAAGTCTTACTTGCAGCATGCAAGTTGAATGTTTTATAATGAATTTTGCACATGGAAATCCAAAAATAGCTttacagttgtttttttcatatgttaTTATTCCATAGTTATCACTACGGCATATTTTGCTAGATAACATGATTTTATGACACCCCCATAACTTTGTCCAAGAAAGCTGCAAACTTCTCAGGTTGTCCAGGAGGAAAAGTCTTTAGTTTGCTGATGTCCATGTCTTTAAGAAGATGTCTAAGGTTGCTGCAAGAAACAATATGACTGAATAAATAAAGACACTTTGAAGTTGTGATCTGTTGTCTTGAACTGATAACTATTAATGGAAAAATGGCAGAATGAAAACATGAATACACATAGGGCATGCCTGTCTTTGGAAATACACAACgtgttatatgtatatgtcacaaGAGAGATTAGAATCCAGGCAAATTCagaattctcctaggagagactggaattccaatcttCCCTAGGGGAGAGTGTAGTAAACTGAAGTGGTGACCCTGGAGAAGCATAAGAATATACGGCAGCTTTAatcttttttcattttcttattcCATGGTTTCACTTACTCTATGTTTAATTGAAAAATTCCCATGTTGGCGAAAAAGacttaaaactagaaaggccgacatttgcttaagagcaaatacagcatatttcagccataccccttcccacgcaacattggactgttccaaatcacccctgcgcaaaaatggaacatcctcttaacagtacattatcccccaaagtggactggtattgtgaattgattccaggtaaaaacagagcttgcttctatttttcagaaaatgacaataatcacaccttccattcagaaaattttcatcatgactgaaaattgttgaatgacttcatgtaatgtcattaacaattttcagtacgataactaggtgtaagtttaaaaaaagtataagctccttgtgatgtgggtacatttattattgcagtgaactttttttttattcaagtagggcatacgatttaataattatcaagcaggtgcaggtactgtaggagcgtttgttttcttcaagctgtaaaactgttaaactgttttactttgtatgcaatcagccatcgagcctattcttattttagtttaacaacttcctgccagacccggaagatacgattgaaccttgttcgaggatttattttcgtctgtctggtcagtctgttcataccctggcgctgagagtgttttattgggctgaaactctggcagtttaaagttacttacaatttaaatgttcaaagtttatgtcaaacaacaacagcactaggaaatgtggccactatagacaggtggtcactatagagaaaatgctgatctattgactaggagccatacgttacacatgatttcagtacactgatcattaatcatataaacattgcacaggtaagccaattgtttagaatgatgtacaattaagttcaaataattctgaagagaaatattgatgagaaaataatcattcttgccactgtctaacttataattacgtatcaaaactaaacgcagattttctaactaacgcacctttcgccgacttcatcaaaggaccgccggctatcaatcaaacacggctgttgattagacttagagtttcaaacagtcatgtgctgtgtgccagttgacagcgaacttcatgctacgtgatgttttacatagcttggaccttctttcctacagcggtgcttctacaaaatatttagactgtaacactgagtcccacatgttttatagaatagaatttgacgcagaacagcgttttttgctgggtatttttcttgaaacatgtccgtgggaatatcagcgaggcggcgacgtagggatatcagaccgtcaacaaaagtcgcacggcggctaacggcgcagcgaagatactagcgctataaataagcgcttcaactaaggatggcaacccgtacaatatttttgtatactgttgagctaagtaaagtttgttgtttatgaggttttagttgtctttgaagctttgacccgaaatattttaaagtcaaactgctgaagagaagtaagtgactgctacgattatcgtagatatggccctaaaaaaactgataaaagaagccttctcaatagtctaaaatgcaagagcttccgggggggcttcgcccacctgggtcccccccacagtggccctgcccctggaccccgccagggacattcggcggcccccggacccctgtccaacgctttgaaaaaatcctggcgagaaatCTGttcggcctgagtcttcaagttaacgtattgtgtggtcccgcttatgaatattaattagccttcgctttcctcttcgctgattggctgaaccattaattgaattaactcttcctgccggctagacgcaggtgcagatgtcggctctgtggggtgaacgtccgaaaggtcatggcatggagaacgaaagaaaaccaatttcccctaaaaaaagtgctgtaattaagccttttacagtactttatgccaaaaattttacttggatcattttaccaactatcttatgcctatctataacaaatgttactcataccagggtacaggggtgcaaaatataccgttataagaccgtcaacaacagtcgcacggagctaacagcgcagcgaaaataccatcgctagcgtttcaacttcggataacaagttttAAGTACTGTTgtactcagtaacgttaaagtttgtttttagttgcctttgacggtttgacctgaaatagtgttacgctaaactcctgaagagaagttaagtgactgctgcgattatcatagatatgcccctaagaactgatacaatataaagccttctgaatagtctaaaatgcgagagccttaggcgggcttcgctccccctggcgggaacactgctatatacgggatcatgaggccccgcttatgaatattaattagcctttggcctcctcttcgctgattggctaggtctttgattcaattaactctccggctgacgcgcacaggtgtggctctgtgcggggtcacggaaggtcacgtcaggaggccaaaagaaaacaaatttcccctcagaaaagtgccaaaattaatcattttaaagttgtttatgtcaaaaattttacttgaatcttgttaccaagcaTCTAacgcctatctataccaaatttcaggtcatttaattgtaataccagggtacaggagccaaaagtgtccttttttggtaaaaaattggccaaaaatcgcaaaaataagcattttgttgcactgtacaccaaaagtgttattgaatttatatgaagggtttatcaaggcacatctgtgtcaaatttcagctcattcggttgcaataccaaggtacaggagccaaaagtgtcctttttgggtcaaaaattggtaaaaaaatcgcaaaaataagcattttgttgtactgtacaccaaaagtgttattgaatttatatgggggcattatcaaggcacatctctgtcaaatttcagctcatttggttgtaataccagggtacaggggccaaaatatacagttttggtctaaaattgaccaaaaaatctcaataaaatcattttagaggcagatatgaaaaaactgagaaaaaagcattaaggtattggcccattctacccctgtgccaaatttcaggtcattcggtccaggaacggcggagatgaatcactttgaagatttgacaggagaagaagaagaaagaagaaacattacgaatacaatatatttcaccatactatgtatggctgaaatataatgatgcaGAGTTCTACAATTTAAGTTGCTGAAAACAAAACTAAGAAGATATGTGAGATATCACATACCTGCAGGTGGCATAATACAGGTGCCCATCCTTGTACAGCTGGTTAGCCAGTTCCAGCTGGTGGTTATTCATTAGCGTCTCGTTAATCACCACAACGAGGGGTTTCCCCGCTCCCAGGGTCTCCAGGCAGCTCCCAGCACCTAAGGACACATGAGTGATACAGTTACTCCCTCTGGCAGAATCATCAGGAATTTCACTgcacaatttagatattgtggtGGGTAATGCTAGCCTGGTTTCTAGAACCACCCTACTACACAATAACCTCTTTGACTCTATTGAAGAGTGGCTGGTGTGGGACATGTGGCGTCCCTGACTGTTGAGGTTTACCTGTAGCACAGTGGGTTTGGCAACCAGCCTAGCGTTTAAGTTGTCACTAAATTTTTACACACTCTGATTGTAATGGAGTGCAGCCGTATTACGCATGAGATGTCGTGGCTTCACTGTACAAGTGTACCATGCTGATACttcagtatactagtacatgattATGCAtacaactactactagtactacaaatGAATTATATTTAGACACTTCTAGGACTATAACCCTACCAGACTGTTACAGTCTGACTTATAATATCTACTTTTACACTTCGATGGTTAACTGTACCAAGGACCGTACCAGAAGCTCTGACTTTGTGAAATGTCTGTCTTGTTAGCGTAGCCGCGGCGACTGTTGGTCTATTTATCGCTATGCTCCCGACCAACGGAGCATAGCGATAAATAGACCAACAGAATCGCTGGGTTTCTTTATGCAANNNNNNNNNNNNNNNNNNNNNNNNNNNNNNNNNNNNNNNNNNNNNNNNNNNNNNNNNNNNNNNNNNNNNNNNNNNNNNNNNNNNNNNNNNNNNNNNNNNNNNNNNNNNNNNNNNNNNNNNNNNNNNNNNNNNNNNNNNNNNNNNNNNNNNNNNNNNNNNNNNNNNNNNNNNNNNNNNNNNNNNNNNNNNNNNNNNNNNNNNNNNNNNNNNNNNNNNNNNNNNNNNNNNNNNNNNNNNNNNNNNNNNNNNNNNNNNNNNNNNNNNNNNNNNNNNNNNNNNNNNNNNNNNNNNNNNNNNNNNNNNNNNNNNNNNNNNNNNNNNNNNNNNNNNNNNNNNNNNNNNNNNNNNNNNNNNNNNNNNNNNNNNNNNNNNNNNNNNNNNNNNNNNNNNNNNNNNNNNNNNNNNNNNNNNNNNNNNNNNNNNNNNNNNNNNNNNNNNNNNNNNNNNNNNNNNNNNNNNNNNNNNNNNNNNNNNNNNNNNNNNNNNNNNNNNNNNNNNNNNNNNNNNNNNNNNNNNNNNNNNNNNNNNNNNNNNNNNNNNNNNNNNNNNNNNNNNNNNNNNNNNNNNNNNNNNNNNNNNNNNNNNNNNNNNNNNNNNNNNNNNNNNNNNNNNNNNNNNNNNNNNNNNNNNNNNNNNNNNNNNNNNNNNNNNNNNNNNNNNNNNNCTAAATGGGATCAACATCACTTTCAATTTCTTTATCACTTTCTTTCTTGCAGTCAGGAATGTATGCTCCCGTGTTACTTTCTCCCCAGCTCCACGGCCACCTTGCTGTTTGCCACCTTGATTGCACCGTCATTTCTGATCCTTTTACACCCAATCACATGGAGGGTGTGAAGTCTACAGAAGAAAGAGGGAATAACAAAGTTTGTAAAGTTAAATTTGGTAAGAATCAATCATCTCCAACACAATGGAATATGGCTTAATCCACAGCACGTTTGACTGATGTTGTGGAGTCCAATTCTTTTGAGTCAGAAACCATGGTAAAAAATCTTCATAACTATAGATATATATTGCACATCCCCTATTCTTGACTACTCCACATATAATTTTTTCTGCACATTAAAACAACCATGGCAGCAATGTCCTAGACTATAATATATTCATTACAACATGATAATCATCTTCTTCAATGTGAGTCAATGAGAGGTATATAATCACTTTTTCCTCTGAAATTGTGTTGTAGAAATAGCGTACAGGTAAAGTAGATCCAACAGTCGCCGCGGCTATTGTTAGCATTAGTTAATAGTGACTTAACCAGTTAACAGACCTGCATGACTGATGACCAGACCAGCACCCTGTATATCCTCAGCAATGGTGTCCTTGAACCTGAAATATTCCAGTCTGAACCCAGGTCTCACAAACGCTTCTGGTTCGTACTGGCCTCTTCCTATCTGTAGCAACAGTCTGGTGTACCCTAAGTCTTCAAGTagctgcaaaaataaaataaaaatgttctcTTACAAAAATTAAAGATTTTACTGTAGAATTTCTGGacgtttgacaaaaaaaaaaaaaaaaaaacaacagtgacTTAGCTTTGTTGAGCATTCCTTGATGAAGTGTCAAAGATCTTACCTTGCAGAAACTGCTGCTAGAAACCAGCTCTATAAGAGGATCAAAGCTAGTTGTTCCGACTgtcacaaaaacacatttttctcTGTCCGACATTTTCGATTGTTTACCTGCAGGCTGTTCCATGCAAAAGATAATGTGCCTAAAATAATCTAATTTTAAAAATGCGTATTTAGTTTATCATAATCCCAGGAGACATAACTTTTCAACGTTCTTAGATATTTTTCTAGTTTCAACAATCGCCTCTTATTGTCCTTGATCGGTTCAAATATTATTTTCGATTCAGGCAACAAATCTGCTTTAGTAGCCACCattaaggtcaaaggttaaaacaaaatggcagccGCTCCTGAAAGAATTTTGCCGACGAGTGAAGAATGTGTCTATACGGCTTGTTATTGGTAAGAAATAAGGATGGATTTTGCTTTTTATGATAGAATATAGTCTAAGGAAAGGTTCTACCAGTTTTTGTGACTGCAACCTTTTTCTTAGCGACGCCTGTCTAATAATTATATTCACCGATTGCCCTCTTTCCTTTGTTCGCGATATATCTTCATGATGTCATGcatttgtttttcaatatattttattCCAAATCATCGTAAATCATTATGTTACATCATACCATCGTAAATAGTGAACTTAAGTTGAAAGCTTgatcataccaaggaggttgaaggCTTGATCATACCGAGGagttttttcaacctccttgatcatacaAGGGTCGTATTTATGTTCGGTATACTAGTAACTCGTATATTTAATAGTAAATAGTATGGCCAGAGGCTCCATACATTGTAGTTCTAATTGGttactgacagaagaagaagacatgaaaagaacacaccaacaaaaatAATATGTATTCTACTATCGGGGAGAACATTAGTAGGGTGTCTTGTAAGTTTGCTTTGGTGAAAATAGATAACAAAATTGTTGGATAAATCTAATATATGGGGTTGTGAATCCACAATTTCTTTTGTTGCATAATAATGGTTGATAATGGCTGCATGATAATGGttactgtaaatattgtattgtttgcaatTTTGTCAGTTCCAGCTGTACTACTTCTTTGGTTCTTAAGCTACCAACTTCACGTTTATGAAGATTCTGTACTCTATGATAGGTTGtgtgtttctatgtttgtatgctACAGTATTGCGTTGATTGTGAACTTGAAATGCTGCAAAAACAAATGACTATACATCAATGTATTTGTCTCCACAGTGAGGAGAATATCTACAAGTTATGTGAGTGGATCCGAGACAACACTTCTCACCTTCAGGAGTTCTATGTGGTCTTCATCTCCAATGCTGCCCAAcaggtagggctgtgtacctaaatacccgtacctgtaccgtacctaaaaattgtttaggtacaggtccagacctaaacatctgtgtacctgtacctgtacctaaacaaactaaatcactattaaacactactttttaagactgctaGACAATTAAATCctgaatcaacaatgacaatggtgataatcttgcagttgaaacttaagaaaacttccaaaaaattgttttgagattcaaatatgtaattgcccatacaaagatgacaatttgtcactagaaaagacagctagctacatgtttaacttacatttacttggttaaacttttttaggtacaggtgcaggtccggacctgtacctagaCCCGTGTAccggtacctgtacctgtacctgtacctgtacctgaaaatttgtttaggtCCACAGCCCTACCAACAGGTAACAAATTTCACAACAGTCTCCCAACCAACACTGGCACTGACTGATGCAATCATATCTTTCATGACCATCGAGACAATTTGCTTTCTTTCAGAACCTAGCATAAACATTCTGAGCTTGACCggagatacatgtattgctaATCGTAAAGGCAGCCAAACTTTCATGTATGATAGAAATTATTCTGTTAAGTTCAGGAGGACAGTGAATTGTTTGAAGATAGTTGCAGCTGATATTACTATTTGTACAGTTTTTGTGTGGAAGAGACAACTGGTAGAgatgatttacatgtatatcacctATTTTGTCTCCCTTCATTCTTTGTAATGGGAAAAATTCAAGTAAAGAAATAGCATTActctttttttaatgatttatatacgcattacatgtacacttactaTTGCTTTTATTGTACTACTTTTTTGTAGGTTCCTTTGTGGATGCAGAGAGCAGGTAGACAATATGGCCCTGGAAAGCCTGTGGTGTGGGTAAGTTTGGT encodes the following:
- the LOC118411276 gene encoding UDP-N-acetylglucosamine transferase subunit ALG13 homolog: MEQPAGKQSKMSDREKCVFVTVGTTSFDPLIELVSSSSFCKLLEDLGYTRLLLQIGRGQYEPEAFVRPGFRLEYFRFKDTIAEDIQGAGLVISHAGAGSCLETLGAGKPLVVVINETLMNNHQLELANQLYKDGHLYYATCSNLRHLLKDMDISKLKTFPPGQPEKFAAFLDKVMGVS